The following are from one region of the Penaeus vannamei isolate JL-2024 chromosome 28, ASM4276789v1, whole genome shotgun sequence genome:
- the LOC138867032 gene encoding uncharacterized protein codes for MKLIVALVGTACLAAFCQAGGHGGGGHGGGGGYGGGGHGGGGYGGGGHGGGGGGYGGGGGGYGGGGHGGGGGYGGGGHGGGGGYGGGGHGGGGGG; via the exons ATG AAGCTGATAGTGGCGCTGGTCGGCACGGCTTGCTTGGCTGCCTTCTGCCAGGCGGGAGGACATGGAGGCGGTGGacacggaggaggtggaggatatgggggaggtgggcatggaggaggaggatacggagGCGGCGGACacggaggaggtggcggaggatacgggggaggaggtggaggatatgggggaggtggacacggaggaggaggaggctacggAGGCGGtggacacggaggaggaggaggctacggAGGCGGTGGACacggaggaggtggcggaggatag